The proteins below are encoded in one region of Eulemur rufifrons isolate Redbay chromosome 2, OSU_ERuf_1, whole genome shotgun sequence:
- the DCAF11 gene encoding DDB1- and CUL4-associated factor 11 isoform X1 — translation MGSRNSSSAGSGSGDPSEGLSRRGAGLHRSEEEEEEDEDVDLAQVLAYLLRRGQVRLVQGGGAANLQLIQALSDSEEEHDSAWDGRLGDRYNPPVDATPDTRELECNEIKTQVELATGRLGLRQAAQEHSFPRMLHQRERGLCHRGSFSLGERSRVMSHFLPNDLGFIDTYSQKAFCGIYSKDGQIFMSACQDQTIRLYDCRYGRFHKFKSIKARDVGWSVLDVAFTPDGNHFLYSSWSDYIHICNIYGEGDTHTALDLRPDERRFAVFSIAVSSDGREVLGGANDGCLYVFDREQNRRTLQIESHEDDVNAVAFADISSQILFSGGDDAICKVWDRRTMREDDPKPVGALAGHQDGITFIDSKGDARYLISNSKDQTIKLWDIRRFSSREGMEASRQAATQQNWDYRWQQVPKKAWRKLKLPGDSSLMTYRGHGVLHTLIRCRFSPTHSTGQQFIYSGCSTGKVVVYDLLSGHIVKKLTNHKACVRDVSWHPFEEKIVSSSWDGNLRLWQYRQAEYFQDDMPESEECPSAPTPVSHSSTAFSSPQ, via the exons ATGGGATCACGGAACAGCAGCAGCGCAGGATCCGGGTCCGGAGACCCCTCTGAAGGCCTGTCCCGAAGAGGGGCTGGCCTGCATCGgagtgaagaagaggaagaggaggatgaagatGTGGATCTGGCCCAGGTACTGGCCTATCTCCTCCGCAG AGGCCAAGTGAGGTTGGTACAGGGAGGAGGTGCAGCAAATTTACAACTGATCCAGGCCCTCTCAGACTCAGAGGAAGAGCATGACAGTGCTTGGGATGGTCGTCTCGGGGATCGATACAACCCTCCTG TGGACGCAACCCCTGACACCCGGGAGCTGGAATGCAATGAGATCAAGACACAAGTGGAATTGGCCACAGGGCGGCTGGGGCTTAGGCAGGCAGCCCAGGAGCACAGCTTTCCTCGAATGCTGCACCAG AGAGAACGGGGTCTCTGCCACCGGGGAAGCTTCTCCCTCGGAGAACGGTCTCGAGTGATGTCTCA CTTCTTGCCCAATGATCTGGGCTTCATTGATACCTACTCTCAGAAGGCTTTCTGCGGCATCTACAGCAAAGATGGCCAAATCTTCATGTCTGCTTGCCAAG ACCAGACAATCCGACTGTATGACTGCCGGTATGGCCGCTTCCATAAATTCAAGAGCATTAAGGCCCGGGATGTAGGCTGGAGCGTCCTGGATGTGGCATTTACCCCTGATGGGAACCACTTCCTCTACTCCAGTTGGTCTGATTACA TTCATATCTGCAATATCTACGGGGAGGGAGACACACACACTGCCCTGGACCTAAG GCCGGATGAGCGTCGCTTTGCTGTCTTCTCCATTGCTGTCTCCTCAGATGGACGAGAAGTACTAGGAGG GGCCAACGATGGCTGCCTGTATGTCTTTGATCGAGAACAGAACCGGCGCACTCTTCAG ATTGAGTCCCATGAGGATGATGTGAATGCAGTGGCCTTTGCTGATATAAGCTCCCAAATCCTGTTCTCTGGGGGCGATGATGCCATCTGCAAAGTGTGGGACCGACGCACCATGCGGGAGGATGACCCCAAGCCCGTGGGTGCACTGGCTGGACACCAGGACGGCATCACCTTCATTGACAGCaag GGTGATGCCCGGTATCTCATCTCCAACTCCAAAGACCAGACCATCAAGCTCTGGGATATCCGACGCTTTTCCAGCCGGGAAGGCATGGAAGCCTCACGCCAGGCTGCCACGCAGCAAAACTGGGACTATCGCTGGCAGCAAGTGCCCAAAAAAG CGTGGCGGAAGCTGAAGCTCCCAGGGGACAGCTCCTTGATGACCTACCGGGGCCACGGAGTGCTGCACACCCTCATCCGCTGCCGATTCTCCCCGACTCATAGCACAGGCCAGCAGTTCATCTACAGTGGCTGCTCCACCGGCAAAGTGGTTG TGTATGACCTCCTCAGTGGCCACATCGTGAAGAAGCTGACCAACCACAAGGCCTGTGTGCGTGACGTCAGTTGGCACCCCTTTGAAGAGAAGATTGTCAGCAGTTCG TGGGACGGGAACCTGCGTCTGTGGCAGTACCGCCAGGCTGAATACTTCCAAGATGACATGCCAGAGTCCGAGGAATGTCCCAGTGCTCCCACCCCAGTGTCCCACTCCTCCACAGCCTTTTCCTCGCCCCAGTAG
- the DCAF11 gene encoding DDB1- and CUL4-associated factor 11 isoform X2, with amino-acid sequence MKMWIWPRGQVRLVQGGGAANLQLIQALSDSEEEHDSAWDGRLGDRYNPPVDATPDTRELECNEIKTQVELATGRLGLRQAAQEHSFPRMLHQRERGLCHRGSFSLGERSRVMSHFLPNDLGFIDTYSQKAFCGIYSKDGQIFMSACQDQTIRLYDCRYGRFHKFKSIKARDVGWSVLDVAFTPDGNHFLYSSWSDYIHICNIYGEGDTHTALDLRPDERRFAVFSIAVSSDGREVLGGANDGCLYVFDREQNRRTLQIESHEDDVNAVAFADISSQILFSGGDDAICKVWDRRTMREDDPKPVGALAGHQDGITFIDSKGDARYLISNSKDQTIKLWDIRRFSSREGMEASRQAATQQNWDYRWQQVPKKAWRKLKLPGDSSLMTYRGHGVLHTLIRCRFSPTHSTGQQFIYSGCSTGKVVVYDLLSGHIVKKLTNHKACVRDVSWHPFEEKIVSSSWDGNLRLWQYRQAEYFQDDMPESEECPSAPTPVSHSSTAFSSPQ; translated from the exons atgaagatGTGGATCTGGCCCAG AGGCCAAGTGAGGTTGGTACAGGGAGGAGGTGCAGCAAATTTACAACTGATCCAGGCCCTCTCAGACTCAGAGGAAGAGCATGACAGTGCTTGGGATGGTCGTCTCGGGGATCGATACAACCCTCCTG TGGACGCAACCCCTGACACCCGGGAGCTGGAATGCAATGAGATCAAGACACAAGTGGAATTGGCCACAGGGCGGCTGGGGCTTAGGCAGGCAGCCCAGGAGCACAGCTTTCCTCGAATGCTGCACCAG AGAGAACGGGGTCTCTGCCACCGGGGAAGCTTCTCCCTCGGAGAACGGTCTCGAGTGATGTCTCA CTTCTTGCCCAATGATCTGGGCTTCATTGATACCTACTCTCAGAAGGCTTTCTGCGGCATCTACAGCAAAGATGGCCAAATCTTCATGTCTGCTTGCCAAG ACCAGACAATCCGACTGTATGACTGCCGGTATGGCCGCTTCCATAAATTCAAGAGCATTAAGGCCCGGGATGTAGGCTGGAGCGTCCTGGATGTGGCATTTACCCCTGATGGGAACCACTTCCTCTACTCCAGTTGGTCTGATTACA TTCATATCTGCAATATCTACGGGGAGGGAGACACACACACTGCCCTGGACCTAAG GCCGGATGAGCGTCGCTTTGCTGTCTTCTCCATTGCTGTCTCCTCAGATGGACGAGAAGTACTAGGAGG GGCCAACGATGGCTGCCTGTATGTCTTTGATCGAGAACAGAACCGGCGCACTCTTCAG ATTGAGTCCCATGAGGATGATGTGAATGCAGTGGCCTTTGCTGATATAAGCTCCCAAATCCTGTTCTCTGGGGGCGATGATGCCATCTGCAAAGTGTGGGACCGACGCACCATGCGGGAGGATGACCCCAAGCCCGTGGGTGCACTGGCTGGACACCAGGACGGCATCACCTTCATTGACAGCaag GGTGATGCCCGGTATCTCATCTCCAACTCCAAAGACCAGACCATCAAGCTCTGGGATATCCGACGCTTTTCCAGCCGGGAAGGCATGGAAGCCTCACGCCAGGCTGCCACGCAGCAAAACTGGGACTATCGCTGGCAGCAAGTGCCCAAAAAAG CGTGGCGGAAGCTGAAGCTCCCAGGGGACAGCTCCTTGATGACCTACCGGGGCCACGGAGTGCTGCACACCCTCATCCGCTGCCGATTCTCCCCGACTCATAGCACAGGCCAGCAGTTCATCTACAGTGGCTGCTCCACCGGCAAAGTGGTTG TGTATGACCTCCTCAGTGGCCACATCGTGAAGAAGCTGACCAACCACAAGGCCTGTGTGCGTGACGTCAGTTGGCACCCCTTTGAAGAGAAGATTGTCAGCAGTTCG TGGGACGGGAACCTGCGTCTGTGGCAGTACCGCCAGGCTGAATACTTCCAAGATGACATGCCAGAGTCCGAGGAATGTCCCAGTGCTCCCACCCCAGTGTCCCACTCCTCCACAGCCTTTTCCTCGCCCCAGTAG